The following coding sequences lie in one Miscanthus floridulus cultivar M001 chromosome 9, ASM1932011v1, whole genome shotgun sequence genomic window:
- the LOC136480344 gene encoding pathogenesis-related protein PRB1-2-like, giving the protein MAICAASLVSALTTAAVAKNSPEYYVELHNAARAVAGAGPVSWDGEAARHAAKRAATGCAAGLRSSRSGDTVGGVYGENVFRGTGTPGRKAWAAADAMRAWTAPAATEYAQVVWPGSDRIGCAHAVCAGEGGVVISCSYKPAGKEVVPRCGE; this is encoded by the coding sequence ATGGCCATATGCGCCGCGTCCCTCGTCTCCGCTCTAACCACTGCCGCCGTGGCCAAGAACTCCCCAGAGTACTACGTTGAGCTCCACAACGCGGCGCGCGCCGTGGCCGGCGCCGGCCCCGTGTCGTGGGACGGCGAGGCGGCGCGTCACGCGGCCAAGCGCGCCGCCACGGGCTGCGCTGCTGGCCTCCGTAGTAGCAGGTCGGGAGATACTGTTGGTGGCGTTTACGGGGAGAACGTCTTCCGTGGCACTGGCACGCCGGGGCGGAAGGCCTGGGCGGCCGCCGACGCCATGCGCGCGTGGACGGCGCCGGCCGCGACGGAGTACGCGCAGGTCGTGTGGCCAGGCTCCGACAGGATCGGCTGCGCCCACGCCGTCTGCGCCGGCGAAGGCGGCGTCGTTATTAGCTGCAGCTACAAACCTGCTGGTAAGGAAGTCGTGCCACGTTGTGGAGAATGA